In one window of Comamonas testosteroni DNA:
- a CDS encoding PLP-dependent aminotransferase family protein, translating into MLDAQIDGGTATAAALPVAATASLGWQPMRSSAAGLVEQLVEHFGGLIRNHGLRVGVRLPSVRALAQSAGVSRDTVVQAYDKLAAQGLVQSRRGSGFYVAAQRRVMEPAAVAAASAQPADFDTAYLLRGIFRDDSAGTGGAGCLPSSWMDQGLITGAMRAITRNNARAEQSFLSYGHPQGFLPLRLQIASNLQAQEVPAHPEANLMTVGGVTHGLDLVVRCFLKPGDTVLVEDPAWFLIFGRLKYMGVNVVGVPRLPGGPDVVALASLAQSHKPKLFILNTAVHNPTGLSLSAGVAHEVLRIAERHDFLLVEDDTYAEFLGAMPLRLAAMDRLQRVILVGGYSKTLSGGLRVGYIAAKPEYVHRLTDMKLLAGLTSSLPAEQIVHHILADGSFRKHVDRLRERVDRARGRCLRKLEALGCHAEYEPVAGTFAWVDCGVDTEVLARQAALSNLLLAPGLLFSPQQATSSKLRVPVAMADHTEPWKVLEQILRQLRQ; encoded by the coding sequence ATGCTGGATGCACAGATCGACGGCGGGACAGCGACTGCGGCAGCCTTGCCTGTGGCCGCTACGGCATCCCTGGGCTGGCAGCCCATGCGCTCCAGTGCGGCAGGCCTGGTGGAGCAGTTGGTCGAGCATTTCGGCGGGCTGATCCGCAATCATGGCCTGCGTGTGGGCGTGCGCCTGCCTTCGGTGCGGGCGTTGGCGCAAAGCGCAGGTGTCAGCCGCGACACCGTGGTCCAGGCCTACGACAAGCTGGCTGCCCAGGGTCTGGTGCAATCGCGGCGCGGCAGCGGTTTTTATGTGGCGGCCCAGCGCCGCGTGATGGAGCCTGCCGCCGTGGCTGCCGCCTCGGCGCAGCCGGCGGACTTCGACACCGCTTATCTGCTGCGCGGCATTTTTCGCGATGACAGCGCGGGCACCGGGGGCGCAGGTTGCCTGCCTTCGAGCTGGATGGATCAAGGCCTGATCACAGGCGCCATGCGCGCCATCACCCGTAACAATGCGCGGGCCGAGCAGAGCTTTCTCAGCTACGGCCATCCACAGGGTTTTCTGCCATTGCGCCTGCAGATAGCCTCGAATCTGCAGGCCCAGGAGGTGCCGGCCCACCCCGAGGCCAACCTCATGACGGTGGGCGGCGTGACCCATGGCCTGGACCTGGTCGTGCGCTGCTTTCTCAAGCCCGGCGATACCGTGCTGGTCGAGGACCCGGCCTGGTTTCTGATCTTCGGGCGGCTCAAGTACATGGGCGTGAACGTCGTCGGCGTGCCGCGCCTGCCCGGCGGGCCCGATGTGGTGGCTCTGGCATCGCTGGCCCAGAGCCACAAGCCCAAGCTCTTCATCCTCAACACGGCGGTGCACAACCCCACGGGGCTGAGCCTGTCTGCCGGTGTGGCCCACGAGGTGCTGCGCATTGCCGAGCGCCATGATTTCCTGCTGGTCGAGGATGACACCTATGCCGAATTCCTGGGCGCGATGCCGCTGCGACTGGCGGCTATGGACAGATTGCAGCGCGTGATTCTGGTGGGGGGCTACTCCAAGACCTTGTCGGGCGGCCTGCGCGTGGGCTATATCGCGGCCAAACCCGAGTATGTGCACCGCCTGACCGACATGAAGCTGCTGGCGGGCCTGACCTCTTCGCTGCCGGCGGAGCAGATCGTGCACCATATTCTGGCTGACGGTTCCTTTCGCAAGCATGTGGACCGGCTGCGCGAGCGGGTGGATCGCGCGCGAGGGCGCTGTCTGCGCAAGCTCGAAGCGCTGGGCTGCCATGCGGAGTACGAACCCGTGGCCGGCACTTTTGCCTGGGTCGACTGCGGCGTGGATACCGAGGTGCTGGCGCGTCAGGCGGCGCTGAGCAATCTGCTGCTGGCGCCGGGCCTGCTGTTTTCGCCGCAGCAGGCAACCAGCAGCAAGCTGCGCGTGCCCGTGGCGATGGCCGACCATACCGAGCCATGGAAGGTGCTGGAGCAGATCCTCAGGCAGCTGCGCCAGTAG
- a CDS encoding membrane-bound PQQ-dependent dehydrogenase, glucose/quinate/shikimate family: protein MAPSSNDGRWYWLAVAFLMLLMGLFMTIGGGVLLGKGGSWYFVLMGLALLTSAALLLARRRAGAHVYALAFVLTLVWAWWDAGWEFWPLVSRLMVFAVLGLLVALGYAQLEAGKLVMNDYGRLGAAVSVVVLGLGIVATAVSAFSPKGVMAPEVTEVPSVSSMELKPSDWTDWGQGPAGQRFAALEQISRNNIDKLAVAWTARTGDVPQSTGSGAEDQNTPQQIGDRLYVCTAYGKVLALDVDTGEEKWKFDPEAKSPNWQRCRGLGYFDGNEAAIKASGALGKPAEVAPGCRRRLFVPTIDARLVALDPDSGKPCTDFGKDGVLDLTQGMGEVKQGWYQQTSAPLVAENLVIVGGRVADNFSTDEPSGVVRAFDVHSGKLVWAWDPGNPDITGQPPQGQTYTRNSPNVWGGMSYDARLGLAYLGTGNATPDFYAAQRTAEMEKNSSAIVAMDIRTGKPRWLYQTVHHDLWDFDIPSQPALVDVPNAQGGVDPALLQVTKQGMIFMLNRESGEPLAEVQELPVPQGHVPGERYAPTQPHSTGMPNIGNQTLKESDMWGATPFDQLLCRIAFKDMQHQGVFTPPGMGPTLQFPGSLGGMNWGSVSVDPISQTMFVNDMRLGLANYMIARADMKPGASGIEMGAVPQEGTPFGAMRQRFLSPLGIPCQKPPFGTMTAVDLKSRQIKWQVPVGTVRDTGPLGIPLWLPIPIGMPTLGPSMVTKSGLLFFTGTQDFYLRAFDSANGKEIWRSRLPVGSQGGPMSYVSPRTGRQYVVITAGGARQSPKRGDYVIAYALPQ, encoded by the coding sequence ATGGCTCCTTCCTCCAATGACGGGCGCTGGTACTGGCTTGCAGTGGCGTTTCTGATGCTGCTGATGGGCTTGTTCATGACCATCGGCGGCGGTGTGCTGCTGGGCAAGGGAGGCAGCTGGTACTTTGTGCTGATGGGGCTGGCGCTGCTGACATCGGCAGCACTCCTGTTGGCGCGGCGCAGGGCCGGAGCCCATGTCTATGCGCTGGCCTTTGTGTTGACCCTGGTATGGGCCTGGTGGGATGCGGGCTGGGAGTTCTGGCCGCTGGTCTCGCGCCTGATGGTGTTTGCCGTGCTGGGCCTGCTGGTGGCCCTGGGCTATGCACAGCTTGAGGCGGGCAAGCTGGTCATGAACGACTACGGACGCCTGGGGGCCGCAGTGTCGGTGGTGGTGCTGGGCCTGGGCATCGTCGCGACGGCCGTCAGTGCCTTCTCGCCCAAGGGCGTGATGGCCCCCGAGGTCACCGAGGTGCCCTCGGTCAGCTCCATGGAGCTCAAGCCTTCGGACTGGACGGATTGGGGGCAAGGTCCGGCAGGCCAGCGTTTTGCGGCCCTTGAGCAGATCAGCCGCAACAATATCGACAAGCTGGCCGTGGCCTGGACGGCCCGCACCGGCGATGTGCCCCAGAGCACGGGCTCGGGTGCCGAAGATCAGAACACGCCGCAGCAGATCGGGGACCGCCTGTATGTCTGCACGGCCTACGGCAAGGTGCTGGCGCTGGATGTGGACACGGGCGAGGAGAAATGGAAATTCGACCCCGAGGCCAAGTCACCCAACTGGCAGCGCTGCAGAGGTCTGGGTTACTTCGATGGCAACGAGGCCGCCATCAAGGCCTCGGGCGCACTCGGCAAGCCCGCAGAGGTTGCGCCCGGCTGCAGGCGTCGGCTGTTTGTGCCCACCATCGATGCACGCCTGGTGGCGCTGGACCCCGACTCCGGCAAGCCATGCACCGACTTCGGCAAGGACGGTGTGCTGGATCTGACCCAGGGCATGGGCGAGGTCAAGCAGGGCTGGTATCAGCAGACCTCGGCGCCGCTGGTGGCCGAGAACCTGGTGATCGTGGGCGGCCGCGTGGCCGACAATTTCTCGACCGACGAGCCCTCGGGCGTGGTGCGTGCCTTTGATGTGCATAGCGGCAAGCTGGTCTGGGCCTGGGACCCGGGCAATCCCGACATCACCGGGCAGCCGCCGCAGGGGCAGACCTATACGCGCAACTCGCCCAATGTCTGGGGCGGCATGTCCTATGACGCCAGATTGGGGCTGGCCTATCTGGGTACGGGCAATGCGACGCCGGACTTCTATGCGGCCCAGCGCACTGCGGAGATGGAGAAGAACAGCTCCGCCATCGTGGCCATGGATATCAGGACCGGCAAGCCGCGCTGGCTCTACCAGACCGTGCACCACGATCTGTGGGACTTCGACATCCCGTCCCAGCCCGCTTTGGTCGATGTGCCCAATGCCCAGGGCGGGGTGGACCCCGCGCTGCTGCAGGTGACCAAGCAGGGCATGATCTTCATGCTCAACCGCGAGAGTGGCGAGCCTTTGGCAGAGGTGCAGGAGCTGCCCGTGCCGCAAGGCCATGTGCCCGGCGAGCGCTATGCGCCCACCCAGCCGCATTCCACTGGCATGCCCAATATCGGCAATCAGACCCTCAAGGAGTCCGATATGTGGGGGGCCACACCCTTCGATCAGCTGCTGTGCCGCATTGCCTTCAAGGACATGCAGCATCAAGGCGTGTTCACGCCGCCAGGCATGGGGCCGACGCTGCAGTTTCCGGGCTCGCTGGGCGGCATGAACTGGGGCAGCGTCTCCGTAGACCCGATCAGCCAGACCATGTTCGTCAACGATATGCGCCTGGGTCTGGCGAACTACATGATTGCGCGCGCCGATATGAAGCCCGGCGCCAGCGGCATCGAGATGGGGGCCGTGCCCCAGGAGGGCACTCCGTTCGGCGCCATGCGTCAGCGCTTTCTGTCGCCGCTGGGCATTCCCTGCCAGAAGCCGCCCTTCGGCACCATGACGGCGGTGGATCTGAAGTCGCGCCAGATCAAATGGCAGGTGCCCGTGGGCACGGTGCGTGACACCGGTCCTCTGGGCATTCCCCTGTGGCTGCCAATTCCCATCGGCATGCCCACGCTGGGCCCCTCCATGGTCACCAAGTCGGGGCTGCTGTTCTTCACAGGGACTCAGGACTTTTATCTGCGCGCCTTCGACAGCGCCAACGGCAAGGAGATCTGGCGCTCGCGCCTGCCCGTGGGCAGCCAGGGCGGGCCGATGAGCTATGTCTCGCCCAGAACCGGCAGGCAGTATGTGGTGATCACTGCCGGCGGTGCGCGCCAGTCGCCCAAGCGCGGCGACTATGTGATCGCCTATGCACTGCCGCAGTAG
- a CDS encoding DsbA family protein has product MNTSQLPALVLHYIFDPLCGWCYAAAPLVKAAREVPGIEVQWHAGGMLTGAHTRTITADWRDKVMPSDQRIAEMTGQPFGDAYLNGLLNDIGAPLDSEPPTTALLAAQALAGKGLEMLAAEQKAHYVEGRRISEPAVLRELAAGIGLDSAAYDAAYAEQSGAATAQHIADSRQWLGMVQGQGFPTLALEFDHPEQAGQRAVQRVEIGEWLGDVDGWKQQLAAWAEQIAELNQQQAGDTDTSGDPSCGPDGCELPPR; this is encoded by the coding sequence ATGAACACATCCCAGCTGCCCGCTCTGGTGCTGCACTATATTTTCGATCCCCTGTGCGGCTGGTGCTATGCCGCCGCCCCGCTGGTCAAGGCCGCGCGCGAAGTGCCCGGCATCGAGGTTCAATGGCATGCCGGCGGCATGCTGACCGGAGCCCACACGCGCACCATCACTGCGGACTGGCGTGACAAAGTCATGCCCAGCGACCAGCGCATTGCCGAGATGACGGGCCAGCCTTTTGGCGATGCCTATCTCAACGGTCTGCTCAATGACATCGGCGCGCCGCTGGACTCCGAGCCCCCGACCACAGCCCTGCTGGCCGCCCAAGCGCTGGCCGGCAAGGGCCTGGAGATGCTGGCTGCCGAGCAAAAAGCCCATTACGTGGAAGGCCGCCGCATCAGCGAGCCCGCCGTGCTGCGTGAGCTGGCGGCCGGTATCGGCCTGGACAGCGCAGCCTATGACGCGGCCTACGCCGAGCAAAGCGGTGCGGCCACCGCGCAGCATATTGCCGACAGCCGCCAATGGCTGGGCATGGTGCAGGGCCAGGGCTTCCCCACCCTGGCGCTGGAGTTCGACCACCCCGAGCAGGCCGGCCAGCGCGCCGTGCAGCGCGTCGAGATCGGCGAATGGCTGGGCGATGTCGACGGCTGGAAGCAGCAGTTGGCCGCCTGGGCCGAGCAGATTGCCGAGCTCAACCAGCAGCAGGCCGGCGACACTGACACCAGTGGCGACCCCAGCTGCGGCCCCGACGGCTGCGAGCTGCCACCGCGCTGA
- a CDS encoding GNAT family N-acetyltransferase — protein MQYDIRQLTESDLCSYRALRLQALTECPAAFGATPATEQALGDTQLLSRFSGAQGQAMWGGFDADGRLCASLGLYRDHGEKTAHKGHLFAMYVAAPARGHGLACRLLETAVEHGRALNLRQLMLGCNAGNGNALRLYEQAGFREYGREPAALYVDGEYFDEVLMVMKLD, from the coding sequence ATGCAATATGACATACGCCAGCTGACCGAGTCCGACCTTTGCAGTTATCGCGCCCTGCGCCTGCAGGCTCTGACCGAATGCCCCGCAGCCTTCGGTGCCACGCCCGCGACCGAGCAGGCACTCGGCGATACGCAACTGCTGAGCCGCTTCAGCGGCGCCCAGGGTCAGGCCATGTGGGGAGGCTTTGATGCAGACGGCAGACTCTGCGCCAGCCTGGGCCTGTATCGCGACCATGGGGAGAAGACCGCGCACAAAGGCCATCTCTTTGCCATGTACGTGGCTGCACCGGCCCGAGGCCATGGCCTGGCCTGCCGCCTGCTGGAGACTGCTGTTGAGCACGGCAGAGCGCTGAACTTGCGACAGCTGATGCTGGGCTGCAATGCCGGCAACGGCAACGCACTGCGCTTGTATGAGCAGGCAGGTTTTCGCGAATATGGGCGGGAGCCCGCGGCCTTGTACGTTGACGGCGAGTATTTCGACGAGGTGCTGATGGTGATGAAGCTGGACTAG
- a CDS encoding alanine/glycine:cation symporter family protein, translated as MDWLTQLFKALNDIVWGVPMIVLILGTGFYLQIRLGFMPLRNIVRGFRMIWRSRRPGDKADGDITPYAALMTALSATVGTGNIAGVATAIAVGGPGALFWMWMTALLGMATKYGEVVLAVKYREKNDHGQWVGGPMYAIKNGLGSKWKWLGTLFAIFGGLAGFGIGSMVQSNGIASAMHTAFGLENWITGLGLAVLTGAVVLGGITRIGAVAEKLVPAMCVTYVICVLYVLGVYFDRIPAAFALIFEQAFNPTAATGGFLGSTVLMAIRMGVARGIFSNEAGLGTAGIAQAAGATRDPVFSGLVGMMGTFIDTIIVCTMTGLAIVVSGVWNSGATGAVLSTQSFEAAMPGVGKYVLAVSLSVFAFTTILGWAYYGEKCWTYLVGTVCEKPFRIFWTISAFVGAVATLDFAWLVADTLNALMAIPNLISLLLLSPVIVQLTREYFARQDNQA; from the coding sequence ATGGACTGGTTAACCCAACTCTTCAAAGCCCTCAACGATATTGTCTGGGGCGTTCCCATGATCGTGCTGATTCTCGGCACGGGCTTTTATCTGCAGATCCGCCTGGGCTTCATGCCGCTGCGCAACATCGTGCGCGGCTTTCGCATGATCTGGCGCAGCCGCCGTCCCGGCGACAAGGCCGATGGCGACATCACGCCCTATGCTGCGCTGATGACGGCACTGTCGGCCACAGTGGGCACAGGCAATATTGCCGGCGTGGCCACGGCCATTGCCGTGGGCGGCCCGGGCGCACTGTTCTGGATGTGGATGACGGCGTTGCTGGGCATGGCCACCAAGTATGGCGAGGTGGTGCTGGCGGTGAAGTACCGCGAGAAAAACGACCACGGCCAGTGGGTGGGCGGCCCGATGTACGCCATCAAGAACGGCCTGGGCAGCAAGTGGAAATGGCTGGGTACGCTGTTTGCCATCTTTGGCGGTCTGGCCGGTTTCGGCATCGGCTCCATGGTGCAGTCCAACGGTATTGCATCGGCCATGCACACGGCTTTCGGTCTGGAGAACTGGATCACGGGCCTGGGCCTGGCCGTGCTTACCGGCGCAGTGGTGCTGGGGGGCATCACCCGCATCGGCGCGGTGGCCGAAAAGCTGGTGCCTGCCATGTGCGTGACCTATGTGATCTGCGTGCTCTATGTGCTGGGCGTGTACTTCGACCGCATTCCGGCTGCTTTTGCACTGATCTTCGAGCAGGCCTTCAACCCCACGGCGGCCACGGGTGGCTTTTTGGGCTCCACGGTGCTGATGGCCATTCGCATGGGCGTAGCGCGCGGCATTTTTTCCAACGAAGCGGGCCTGGGCACGGCCGGCATCGCCCAGGCTGCCGGTGCCACGCGCGACCCCGTGTTTTCGGGGCTGGTAGGCATGATGGGTACTTTCATCGACACCATCATCGTCTGCACCATGACCGGGCTGGCCATCGTGGTCAGCGGCGTCTGGAACTCTGGCGCTACCGGGGCCGTTCTGTCCACCCAGAGCTTTGAGGCCGCCATGCCCGGCGTGGGCAAATATGTGCTGGCCGTTTCGCTGTCGGTATTTGCCTTCACCACGATTCTGGGCTGGGCCTATTACGGTGAAAAATGCTGGACCTATCTGGTGGGCACCGTCTGTGAAAAGCCCTTCCGCATCTTCTGGACCATCAGCGCCTTTGTGGGGGCGGTGGCCACGCTGGACTTTGCCTGGCTGGTTGCCGATACGCTGAATGCGCTGATGGCGATTCCCAATCTGATCTCGCTGCTGCTGCTCTCGCCCGTGATCGTGCAGCTCACGCGCGAATACTTTGCGCGCCAGGATAATCAGGCCTGA
- a CDS encoding Bug family tripartite tricarboxylate transporter substrate binding protein, whose protein sequence is MNKRFLLRACASAGLAATMSMGLAGTALAQESYPTAPITLVVPFAAGSGTDAVARVVANKLGERLKQAVVVDNRAGANAQIAAVHVVKAKPDGYTLFMTTNTSHSANPWLVKGLKYDPIKDFTPVARVGELPFALVVHPSVPAKTVAELITYAKSHPDKLSYGTPNSTSLVASETFKYITGTQITGVPYKSSPQALTDVMGNQIQMYVADLGSAWGTLKTERVRTLGVTAAKGSQLLPHVPAIGKTLPGFDITSWNGIFGPAGMPKAIAERINSELQLILKDKAVQEQLAQVGFEVWPTATPDEFAIYVKEQLAKWGQLVKQAGIEAQ, encoded by the coding sequence ATGAACAAGCGATTTTTACTGCGCGCCTGTGCGAGCGCAGGCCTGGCAGCCACCATGAGCATGGGCCTTGCGGGGACGGCGCTGGCTCAGGAGAGCTATCCCACTGCCCCCATCACGCTGGTGGTTCCGTTTGCTGCGGGCAGCGGCACCGATGCGGTGGCACGCGTGGTGGCCAACAAGCTGGGCGAGCGGCTCAAGCAAGCCGTGGTGGTGGACAACCGGGCCGGGGCCAATGCCCAGATTGCGGCCGTGCACGTGGTCAAGGCCAAGCCGGATGGCTATACGCTTTTCATGACCACCAATACCTCGCATTCGGCCAATCCCTGGCTGGTCAAGGGACTCAAGTACGACCCCATCAAGGACTTCACGCCCGTGGCGCGCGTGGGCGAGCTGCCGTTTGCGCTGGTGGTTCATCCCTCGGTGCCGGCCAAGACCGTGGCCGAGCTGATTACCTATGCCAAGTCGCATCCGGACAAGCTCTCCTACGGCACGCCCAACAGCACCTCGCTGGTGGCCTCGGAAACCTTCAAATACATCACGGGTACGCAGATCACCGGTGTGCCCTACAAGTCAAGCCCGCAGGCGCTGACCGATGTGATGGGCAACCAGATCCAGATGTATGTGGCCGACCTGGGCTCGGCCTGGGGCACGCTCAAGACCGAGCGCGTGCGCACCCTGGGCGTGACTGCGGCCAAGGGCTCGCAGCTGCTGCCCCATGTGCCGGCCATCGGCAAGACGCTGCCGGGCTTCGACATCACCTCGTGGAACGGCATCTTCGGCCCGGCCGGCATGCCCAAGGCCATAGCCGAGCGCATCAACAGCGAGCTGCAGCTCATCCTCAAGGACAAGGCCGTGCAGGAGCAACTGGCCCAGGTCGGCTTCGAAGTCTGGCCCACGGCCACGCCCGACGAGTTCGCGATCTATGTGAAGGAGCAGCTCGCCAAATGGGGGCAGCTGGTCAAGCAGGCCGGTATCGAGGCGCAGTGA
- the mnmH gene encoding tRNA 2-selenouridine(34) synthase MnmH: MSHRQPVRVPERHQFDALIDARSPAEFELDHIPGSINCPVLSNAERAEIGTIYKQVSPFEAKRLGAAYVSANLARHLRETFADKPANWKPLVYCWRGGLRSGSMVTWLRLVGWDAQQLAGGYKAFRGHVIAQLESLVPQLQMRVLCGATGSAKTRVLHALAQSGEQVLDLEGYASHKGSLLGGLPGIEQPSQKRFETLIAEQLESFDLSRPVYLEGESAKIGRVGLPLVLVQHLHKAPVIEVRATAAARLSYLLRDYAYLGDDPEVLATKLGWLKELQGKETVSRWQQWAREGELPALFEELMLRHYDPHYERSQSNHFEQWPRRQVLETDQLSEEAIAALAQQIIALQAR; this comes from the coding sequence GTGTCCCACCGCCAGCCCGTTCGCGTTCCCGAACGTCACCAGTTTGATGCCTTGATCGATGCCCGCTCGCCCGCCGAGTTTGAGCTTGACCATATCCCCGGCTCCATCAACTGTCCGGTACTGAGCAATGCCGAGCGCGCCGAGATCGGCACCATCTACAAGCAGGTCAGCCCTTTTGAGGCCAAGCGTCTGGGGGCGGCCTATGTGTCGGCCAATCTGGCACGCCATCTGCGCGAAACCTTTGCCGACAAGCCTGCGAACTGGAAGCCCCTGGTCTATTGCTGGCGCGGCGGCCTGCGCAGCGGCTCCATGGTGACCTGGCTGCGTCTGGTCGGCTGGGATGCACAGCAGCTGGCCGGCGGCTACAAGGCGTTTCGCGGCCATGTGATCGCGCAGCTTGAAAGCCTGGTGCCGCAGCTGCAGATGCGCGTGCTGTGCGGCGCCACCGGCTCGGCCAAGACCCGCGTGCTGCACGCGCTGGCCCAAAGCGGCGAGCAGGTGCTGGACCTGGAGGGCTATGCCAGCCACAAGGGCTCCTTGCTGGGCGGCCTGCCCGGCATCGAGCAACCCAGCCAGAAACGTTTCGAGACCCTGATTGCCGAGCAGCTGGAGAGCTTCGATCTCTCGCGTCCCGTCTATCTGGAAGGCGAGAGCGCCAAGATCGGCCGCGTCGGCCTGCCGCTGGTACTGGTGCAGCATCTGCACAAGGCTCCGGTCATCGAAGTGCGTGCAACGGCGGCCGCACGCCTTTCCTATCTGCTGCGCGACTATGCCTACCTGGGCGACGATCCCGAAGTGCTGGCCACCAAGCTGGGCTGGCTCAAGGAGCTGCAGGGCAAGGAGACCGTGAGCCGCTGGCAGCAATGGGCTCGGGAAGGGGAGCTGCCTGCGCTGTTCGAAGAGCTGATGCTCAGGCACTACGACCCGCACTACGAGCGCTCCCAGTCAAATCACTTCGAGCAATGGCCCCGGCGCCAGGTTCTGGAGACAGACCAGCTATCGGAGGAGGCCATCGCCGCTCTGGCGCAGCAGATCATTGCACTGCAGGCGCGCTGA
- a CDS encoding cupin domain-containing protein, with product MDHIHSTPTHQALDVAPYGARLSAAHSSVLFKAEDLEVIRVVLRSGQSLPPHRVPGSVSLQCLEGRLEVLIGQTVHELGPKQLMHLPANMPHAVRAMEDSSAIATIVLCDA from the coding sequence ATGGACCATATCCACTCCACGCCCACCCACCAAGCTCTGGATGTCGCTCCTTACGGAGCCAGGCTTTCTGCCGCTCACTCGAGCGTGCTCTTCAAGGCGGAAGATCTGGAAGTCATTCGCGTCGTGCTGCGCTCGGGACAGTCGCTGCCGCCGCATCGCGTGCCTGGCAGCGTCAGCCTGCAATGCCTGGAGGGTCGACTCGAAGTTCTCATCGGCCAGACCGTGCATGAACTGGGCCCCAAGCAACTCATGCATCTGCCAGCCAATATGCCCCATGCCGTGCGTGCCATGGAAGACTCGTCCGCGATTGCCACCATCGTGCTCTGTGACGCCTGA
- a CDS encoding LysE family translocator: MSFLPESSAFILPLAMFAFVSSVTPGPNNVMLTASGATFGYRRSVPHMLGICLGVVIMVLLIGAGLGQLFEAEPRIYTLLKYVGAAYLIWLAWKIARAGGVDQGQSGSRPFSFWQAAAFQWVNPKAWIMAVGVVATYTPREGFFVNLMLSALVLGLVNYPSISVWTLFGSTVGRALRTPQALRMFNGVMAGLLLLSLVPIFAEHV, translated from the coding sequence ATGTCATTTCTGCCTGAATCCTCTGCCTTCATCCTGCCTCTGGCCATGTTTGCCTTTGTCAGCTCCGTCACGCCCGGCCCCAACAATGTGATGCTGACGGCCTCTGGGGCCACTTTCGGCTACCGCCGCAGCGTGCCGCATATGCTGGGCATCTGTCTGGGCGTGGTCATCATGGTGCTGCTGATCGGCGCGGGCCTGGGCCAACTGTTCGAGGCCGAGCCACGCATCTACACCCTGCTCAAATATGTGGGCGCAGCCTATCTGATCTGGCTGGCATGGAAGATCGCCCGTGCCGGCGGCGTGGACCAGGGCCAGTCGGGTAGCCGTCCGTTCAGCTTCTGGCAGGCAGCTGCCTTCCAGTGGGTCAATCCCAAGGCCTGGATCATGGCCGTGGGCGTGGTAGCAACCTACACGCCGCGCGAAGGTTTTTTTGTCAACCTGATGCTGTCGGCCCTGGTGCTGGGCCTGGTCAACTACCCCAGCATCAGCGTCTGGACCCTGTTCGGCAGCACCGTGGGGCGCGCACTGCGCACTCCACAGGCCCTGCGCATGTTCAACGGCGTGATGGCCGGTTTGCTGCTGCTGTCGCTGGTGCCCATTTTTGCCGAGCATGTCTAA
- a CDS encoding retropepsin-like aspartic protease family protein, producing MRLNVTPPPQPSPESEPSPQSVARRSTVLFLLFWLVVMAVMYLAMQHFLKPAQAKVMADGTVRIERGLDGHFRVKGYVNDQPVTFLVDTGATSVSVTDALAERAGLEGGEKVRFRTANGERDGRIVTADEVRIASVRVRDVRVGTGYTGDDSDDALLGQNFLRFFDVQMSGDEMLLRPRK from the coding sequence ATGCGCCTGAATGTCACGCCGCCGCCCCAGCCCTCGCCAGAGTCCGAGCCCTCCCCGCAATCCGTGGCACGGCGCAGCACCGTGCTGTTTCTGCTGTTCTGGCTGGTGGTCATGGCCGTGATGTATCTGGCCATGCAGCATTTTCTCAAGCCGGCCCAGGCCAAGGTCATGGCTGACGGCACGGTGCGCATAGAGCGCGGCCTGGATGGGCATTTCCGCGTCAAGGGCTATGTCAACGACCAGCCCGTCACCTTTTTGGTCGATACCGGGGCCACCTCGGTCAGCGTGACCGATGCGCTGGCCGAGCGTGCCGGCCTGGAGGGAGGCGAGAAAGTGCGTTTTCGCACGGCCAACGGCGAACGTGACGGCCGCATCGTCACCGCCGACGAGGTCCGCATCGCCAGCGTGCGTGTGCGCGACGTGCGCGTGGGTACGGGCTATACGGGCGACGATAGCGACGACGCCTTGCTGGGCCAGAACTTTCTGCGCTTCTTCGATGTGCAGATGAGCGGCGATGAAATGCTGCTGCGCCCGCGCAAGTGA